A single genomic interval of Alistipes provencensis harbors:
- the tamL gene encoding translocation and assembly module lipoprotein TamL, which translates to MSPKNIRNSVVLFAAAVLLAACSTTRRLGADEVLYTGVKKIRIEPDSGVVLSAAAESAVKEPLSVAPNNPLYSPYLRTPLPIGLWAWNYLYSPKEKGFKYWFFRRLAKQPVLISKVQPELRTRVAEQVLENYGYFGSRASDSLLYRKHGRKAKVNYTLRIAPPFRYADISYPTVEGGLKPLIDSMRTTSLLRTGAQYNLDTLTLERQRIARLLRNRGYYYFRPEYMEYLADTTLAPQRVDLRLNLKPNVPEVALKPYRVGDITVRLSNIKPGPTDTLRLRNATVIAQRPMKIRPKILARALALEPGQLFTVDAQSQTQTSLNKLGIFRSVNLSVTPLDSLRGADTLDVTLDAQFDYPLEAALETDVTTKSNSFIGPGITFKVSNNNLFRGGEVLALKLNGSYEWQTGNRNSGGRSSRLNSYELGLNANLNIPRLLLPESMTRRLRYAGSTSFQLGVDLMNRPSFFRLIAFSGSAGYNFQTSPYSRHTLTVFKLTYNKLLHTTESFDQTMDENPAIAMSFRNQFVPSIGYTYTFDKTYGATGNRRLYWQNSVTSAGNLLSGILRAFGERQPQHLFGNRFSQFAKEVSELKFYHRLGRRNNWLATRLLVGVGYAYGNSEVMPYSEQFYIGGANSIRAFTVRSLGPGSYRPPRDDRNGYLDQTGDFKLEANVEYRFGLLGKLGGAVFLDAGNIWLLKNDPKRPGAELKWKGLLNEIALGTGFGLRYDISYLVIRADLGIGLHTPYPNPDKKGYYNISSFRDGLGFHLAIGYPF; encoded by the coding sequence ATGAGTCCGAAGAACATCCGAAATAGCGTCGTCCTGTTTGCCGCCGCCGTGCTGCTCGCGGCCTGCTCCACCACCCGGCGTCTGGGGGCGGACGAGGTCCTGTACACGGGTGTGAAGAAGATCCGCATCGAACCCGACTCGGGCGTCGTGCTCTCCGCAGCCGCCGAGTCGGCCGTGAAGGAACCCCTCTCCGTGGCCCCGAACAACCCGCTTTACAGCCCCTACCTGCGCACGCCGCTGCCCATCGGATTGTGGGCTTGGAACTACCTCTACTCGCCCAAGGAGAAGGGCTTCAAATACTGGTTCTTCAGGCGGCTGGCCAAACAACCCGTGCTGATCTCCAAGGTGCAGCCCGAACTGCGCACGCGGGTCGCCGAGCAGGTCCTCGAGAACTACGGTTATTTCGGTTCCCGGGCCTCGGACTCCCTGCTCTACCGCAAACACGGCCGCAAAGCCAAGGTGAATTACACGCTCCGGATCGCACCGCCGTTCCGCTATGCCGACATCTCCTACCCGACGGTCGAAGGCGGACTGAAACCCCTGATCGACAGCATGCGCACGACCTCGCTGCTCCGCACAGGGGCGCAGTACAACCTCGACACCCTCACGCTCGAACGGCAGCGCATCGCGCGGCTGCTGCGCAATCGGGGCTACTACTATTTCCGCCCGGAATATATGGAATACCTCGCCGACACGACGCTCGCCCCGCAGCGGGTCGACCTGCGGCTGAACCTCAAGCCGAACGTCCCCGAGGTGGCCCTCAAACCCTACCGCGTGGGCGACATCACCGTGCGTCTGAGCAATATCAAGCCCGGACCGACGGACACCCTCCGGCTGCGCAACGCCACGGTCATCGCCCAGCGGCCGATGAAGATACGTCCCAAAATCCTCGCCCGGGCCCTCGCCCTCGAACCCGGCCAGCTCTTCACCGTCGACGCCCAGAGCCAGACGCAGACCAGCCTCAACAAACTGGGCATCTTCCGCTCGGTCAACCTGAGCGTCACGCCGCTCGACTCCCTGCGGGGCGCCGACACGCTCGACGTTACGCTCGACGCGCAGTTCGACTACCCCCTCGAGGCGGCCCTCGAGACCGACGTAACCACCAAATCGAACAGTTTCATCGGCCCCGGCATCACCTTCAAGGTCAGCAACAACAACCTCTTCCGGGGCGGCGAGGTCCTCGCCCTGAAGCTCAACGGCTCCTACGAATGGCAGACGGGCAACCGCAACTCCGGCGGCCGCTCCTCGCGGCTGAACTCCTACGAACTGGGGCTGAACGCCAACCTCAACATCCCGCGCCTGCTGCTGCCGGAGTCCATGACACGCCGCCTGCGCTATGCGGGAAGCACCTCGTTCCAACTGGGCGTGGACCTGATGAACCGCCCCAGCTTCTTCCGGCTGATCGCCTTCAGCGGCTCGGCGGGCTACAATTTCCAGACCTCGCCCTACAGCCGCCACACGCTGACGGTCTTCAAGCTCACCTACAACAAACTGCTCCACACGACCGAGTCCTTCGATCAAACAATGGACGAAAATCCGGCCATCGCCATGAGCTTCCGCAACCAGTTCGTGCCGTCGATCGGCTACACCTACACGTTCGACAAGACCTACGGCGCCACGGGCAACCGCCGCCTCTATTGGCAGAACAGCGTCACTTCGGCAGGAAACCTCCTCTCGGGCATCCTGCGGGCCTTCGGCGAGCGGCAGCCCCAGCACCTCTTCGGCAACCGCTTCTCGCAGTTCGCCAAGGAGGTGAGCGAATTGAAATTCTACCACCGCCTCGGCCGCCGCAACAACTGGCTGGCGACGCGCCTGCTCGTCGGCGTGGGCTATGCCTACGGCAATTCGGAGGTGATGCCTTACAGCGAACAGTTCTACATCGGCGGCGCCAACAGCATCCGGGCCTTCACGGTGCGTTCGCTGGGCCCCGGCAGCTACCGCCCGCCCCGCGACGACCGCAACGGCTACCTCGACCAGACGGGTGATTTCAAACTGGAAGCCAACGTCGAATACCGCTTCGGGCTCCTCGGGAAGCTCGGCGGGGCCGTATTCCTCGACGCCGGCAACATCTGGCTGCTGAAGAACGACCCCAAGCGTCCGGGTGCGGAGCTGAAATGGAAGGGCCTGCTGAACGAGATCGCGCTGGGCACCGGATTCGGATTGCGTTACGACATCAGCTATCTGGTCATCCGCGCCGACCTCGGCATCGGCCTGCACACGCCCTACCCGAATCCGGACAAAAAGGGCTATTACAACATCTCCAGCTTCAGGGACGGACTGGGTTTCCATCTGGCCATCGGCTATCCTTTCTGA
- a CDS encoding translocation/assembly module TamB domain-containing protein — MLKKIVKYTLRTLLVVLLLVLLIPALLYIPAVQDFIRGKAVGYASEALGMELSVGRIRLAFPLRLTVEETLLVDRADTLVDCGKLSVDVALWPLIRKEVVVRSFELDRVAAHYRDSTGGLDMRIAAGQLALEEARADLRAQTAGIARIALSDGDIFLDLAESAPAEKADSTAPLAWSFDIRQISIGNTAFGMRTAPAATELSVRLADGEIEACRVGLGSQQVDVKSVLLDRGAYSYLTAPADPEQEPAAEPASPDDATPSLPWTVRVGSVALTDNRAEYGTLGHRPAAGFDPAFIALSALDLTIDSVYNRGADIALQLRRLAFIERSGLAVRDASGRFEMDSTGIALSGFELETRYSQLRAELSAGPGILRMEPATPLSADLSASVNTQEIAALYPTAIPPALNDRTVRMKLTAAGTLADIGRIGLDVSSPGHLDFTADGRAQNLLDPELLNASARFEGDFRDMNFLMELLPDSALRRRVAIPDQIGLHGSAATDRGALSVASTLAVDAGRIILNGRLDPRKESYDAELRCDSFPVNRFLPADSLGMLALSLTARGAGFDPFQTQTRTSLRAQIDHAEYRGYDFGGIGLEADLEEQHISGALSDRNEALRLSLLLSGMLTEEQQQVRIAGKVADFDLAQMGFTPERIGGSFLLDASASATRPGSYAARIGLDSIEIRNGYRTDRIRPTSVAFASDTASTRAEISSGDLSLRFSSRSPLDSLIAALTRSADTLARQIRLQSVDMEQLQPVLPDFDLQATAGRNNILNNLLRSRKASFDALEIRGGNHDLQPVSLRMRVEGLASGGIVLDTVKLGITQEARQLAYYLRVANTPGNLDHVAQAAVYGSLAGNTGQLNLWQKDRSGREGFRFGFDVAWTDSLIRASVTPRNPLFGFEPWEVNPGNYLVYRFDKRVEADLDMTHGTQRFALRSVTAPGSPDGIRLDIAGLNIGSMLELLPSAPPVDGVLGADVTLNLAPDSLCLRGDVSVAELSYAKQRFGNIDFGLFYGQGRGHRADARLTLDGTEVLAVGGDYRADRESPLDLTVTVPGLPLQPVNIFLLADMLRLSGDLQAKVHAQGTPDRLNLNGGVRFAGTEVRVPMIGTSFRLSSDTIRIADSRVRFDNYAVTAPNKNPLTIRGSVDLSDFARMKADLALRASDFQFVNVARKEKAPVYGKAYLDLDATARGPLDELVVRGSLALLGGTDISYVMQDSPMDVKERPQNVVTFVSFRDLDAQEPPEAAPAVKIGGMDVLMNVDINSDVKAGVDLSANGENRIDLQGGGNLTYTMNPLGDVSLSGKYVLSGGTVRYNPPVISQKIFRITPDGYVEWVGNIADPAFNITAVETVRANVSSDDQDARPVNFNISINIRNTLNDLEVSFDLSAPEDLTLQNELNSLTAEQRATQAMNLLIYNTYTGPGSTGKASSENPLNSFIQKELNQWAQNNLKGVDLSFGINSYGEDDPNGQRTDYSYRLSKNLFSNRVRAVIGGKISTDADPSQNLKENLIDDISLEYMLTKRDNMYLRLFRHTGYESILEGEITETGVGFVIRKKLLRLGDLFRLTKRSIEKQQRNESEEHPK, encoded by the coding sequence ATGCTCAAAAAGATCGTAAAATATACACTCCGGACGCTGCTCGTCGTCCTGCTGCTGGTGTTGCTGATCCCCGCGCTGCTCTACATCCCGGCCGTGCAGGATTTCATCCGCGGCAAGGCGGTCGGCTATGCCTCCGAAGCGCTCGGCATGGAGCTCTCGGTCGGCCGCATCCGCCTCGCCTTTCCGCTCCGCCTGACGGTCGAGGAGACGCTGCTGGTCGACCGGGCCGACACGCTCGTCGACTGCGGCAAACTGTCGGTGGACGTAGCCCTGTGGCCCCTGATCCGGAAAGAGGTCGTCGTCCGCAGTTTCGAACTGGACCGGGTCGCGGCCCACTACAGGGACTCCACGGGAGGTCTGGATATGCGCATCGCCGCCGGACAACTGGCGCTCGAAGAGGCCCGGGCCGACCTGCGGGCCCAGACGGCCGGCATCGCCCGGATCGCGCTTTCCGACGGCGACATCTTCCTCGACCTCGCGGAATCGGCCCCTGCGGAGAAAGCCGACAGCACCGCTCCGTTGGCGTGGTCGTTCGACATCCGGCAAATATCGATCGGGAACACCGCCTTCGGGATGCGGACCGCACCCGCGGCGACCGAACTCTCCGTGCGCCTCGCCGACGGGGAGATCGAGGCGTGCCGCGTCGGTCTGGGCAGCCAGCAGGTCGACGTGAAGAGCGTCCTGCTGGACCGGGGCGCCTACTCCTACCTGACCGCCCCGGCCGACCCCGAACAGGAACCGGCAGCCGAACCCGCATCCCCCGACGATGCGACGCCCTCCCTGCCGTGGACCGTGCGGGTGGGCAGCGTCGCGCTGACGGATAACCGAGCCGAATACGGCACGCTGGGCCACCGCCCCGCCGCGGGATTCGACCCGGCGTTCATCGCCCTTTCGGCCCTCGACCTTACGATCGATTCGGTCTACAACCGGGGCGCCGACATCGCCCTGCAACTTCGCCGACTGGCGTTCATCGAACGCAGCGGCCTCGCCGTGCGCGACGCAAGCGGCCGGTTCGAAATGGACTCCACGGGCATCGCGCTCTCCGGATTCGAACTCGAAACACGTTATTCCCAACTCCGGGCCGAGCTGTCGGCCGGCCCCGGCATCCTGCGCATGGAGCCTGCCACACCCCTCTCGGCAGACCTCTCTGCGTCGGTGAACACGCAAGAGATCGCCGCCCTCTACCCGACGGCAATCCCACCGGCGCTGAACGACCGCACGGTCCGGATGAAACTGACCGCAGCGGGGACCTTGGCCGACATCGGCCGGATCGGGCTCGACGTCTCGTCGCCCGGACACCTCGATTTCACCGCCGACGGCCGGGCGCAGAACCTGCTCGACCCCGAACTGCTGAACGCCTCGGCCCGCTTCGAAGGCGATTTCCGCGACATGAATTTCCTCATGGAGCTGCTGCCCGATTCGGCCCTGCGCCGCCGCGTGGCCATCCCCGACCAGATCGGGCTCCACGGCTCGGCCGCAACCGACCGGGGCGCACTCTCGGTCGCTTCGACGCTCGCCGTCGATGCCGGACGAATTATCCTGAACGGCCGTCTCGATCCCCGAAAGGAGAGCTACGACGCCGAACTCCGGTGCGACAGCTTCCCGGTCAACCGGTTCCTGCCGGCGGACTCGCTGGGGATGCTCGCCCTCTCGCTGACGGCCCGGGGCGCCGGATTCGACCCGTTCCAGACGCAGACCCGGACAAGCCTCCGGGCGCAGATCGACCATGCGGAGTACCGCGGCTACGACTTCGGCGGCATCGGGCTGGAAGCCGACCTCGAAGAGCAGCATATTTCGGGTGCGCTCTCCGACCGGAACGAAGCCCTGCGGCTGTCGCTGCTGCTCTCCGGTATGCTGACCGAGGAGCAGCAGCAGGTGCGTATCGCGGGCAAAGTCGCCGATTTCGACCTCGCGCAGATGGGATTCACCCCGGAGCGGATCGGCGGATCGTTCCTGCTCGACGCCTCGGCCTCGGCCACCCGTCCGGGCAGCTATGCCGCCCGCATCGGACTGGACAGCATCGAAATCCGGAATGGCTACCGCACCGACCGCATCCGTCCCACGAGCGTCGCGTTCGCATCCGACACGGCCTCGACCCGCGCCGAGATATCGTCCGGCGACCTGTCGCTGCGGTTCTCCTCCCGCAGTCCGCTGGACTCGCTGATTGCGGCCCTGACCCGGAGCGCCGACACGCTGGCGCGGCAAATACGCCTCCAAAGCGTCGATATGGAGCAACTGCAACCCGTGCTTCCCGATTTCGACCTGCAGGCCACGGCCGGGCGGAACAACATCCTGAACAACCTGCTGAGAAGCCGGAAAGCCTCGTTCGACGCGCTGGAAATCCGGGGCGGCAACCACGACCTGCAGCCCGTCTCGCTCCGGATGCGCGTCGAAGGACTCGCCTCGGGCGGCATCGTGCTCGACACCGTGAAGCTCGGCATCACGCAGGAGGCCAGACAACTGGCCTATTACCTCCGCGTGGCGAACACCCCCGGCAACCTCGACCATGTGGCTCAGGCCGCCGTGTACGGCAGTCTCGCGGGCAACACGGGACAACTGAACCTCTGGCAGAAAGACCGGTCGGGCCGCGAGGGATTCCGCTTCGGATTCGACGTGGCATGGACCGACAGCCTGATCCGCGCGAGCGTCACGCCCCGCAATCCGCTGTTCGGCTTCGAACCTTGGGAGGTCAACCCCGGCAACTACCTCGTCTACCGCTTCGACAAGCGTGTCGAAGCCGACCTCGATATGACCCACGGCACCCAACGGTTCGCACTCCGGAGCGTTACGGCCCCCGGTTCGCCCGACGGCATCCGCCTCGACATCGCCGGACTGAACATCGGCTCAATGCTGGAACTGCTCCCCTCGGCGCCGCCCGTCGACGGCGTGCTGGGCGCGGACGTGACGCTGAACCTCGCGCCCGACAGCCTGTGTCTCCGGGGCGACGTCTCGGTGGCAGAACTCTCCTATGCCAAACAACGCTTCGGAAATATCGACTTCGGGCTCTTCTACGGCCAAGGCCGGGGACATCGGGCCGACGCCCGGCTCACGCTCGACGGCACCGAGGTGCTGGCCGTCGGGGGCGACTACCGCGCCGACCGCGAAAGCCCGCTCGACCTGACGGTCACGGTCCCGGGGCTTCCCCTGCAACCGGTCAACATCTTCCTGCTCGCAGACATGCTCCGCCTTTCGGGCGACCTCCAAGCCAAAGTACATGCGCAGGGCACCCCCGACCGCCTGAATCTCAACGGCGGCGTGCGCTTCGCCGGGACCGAGGTCCGCGTGCCGATGATCGGCACCTCGTTCCGGCTTTCGTCCGACACCATCCGCATCGCCGACAGCCGCGTCCGGTTCGACAACTATGCCGTCACAGCCCCGAACAAAAATCCGCTGACGATCCGGGGCAGCGTCGACCTCTCGGACTTCGCCCGGATGAAGGCCGACCTCGCACTGCGAGCCTCCGACTTCCAGTTCGTGAACGTCGCCCGCAAGGAGAAGGCCCCGGTCTACGGCAAGGCCTACCTCGACCTCGACGCCACGGCCCGGGGGCCGCTCGACGAACTCGTCGTCCGCGGCAGCCTCGCGCTGCTGGGCGGCACGGACATCAGCTATGTCATGCAGGATTCGCCGATGGACGTGAAGGAGCGCCCGCAGAACGTCGTGACGTTCGTCTCGTTCCGCGACCTCGACGCGCAGGAGCCCCCCGAAGCGGCCCCGGCGGTCAAGATCGGCGGCATGGACGTGCTGATGAACGTCGACATCAACAGCGACGTGAAAGCCGGCGTGGACCTCTCGGCCAACGGCGAGAACCGCATCGACCTGCAGGGCGGCGGCAACCTGACCTACACGATGAACCCGCTGGGCGACGTGAGCCTCTCGGGAAAATACGTCCTCTCGGGCGGCACCGTGCGCTACAACCCGCCGGTCATCTCCCAGAAAATCTTCCGAATCACGCCCGACGGCTATGTCGAATGGGTGGGCAACATCGCCGACCCGGCCTTCAACATCACGGCCGTCGAGACCGTCCGGGCCAACGTCTCCTCGGACGATCAGGACGCGCGGCCGGTGAACTTCAACATCTCGATCAACATCCGCAACACGCTCAACGACCTCGAGGTGAGCTTCGACCTCTCGGCCCCCGAAGACCTCACACTGCAAAACGAGCTGAACTCGCTCACGGCCGAACAGCGGGCCACGCAGGCGATGAACCTGCTGATCTACAACACCTACACGGGTCCCGGATCGACGGGCAAGGCCTCCTCCGAGAATCCGCTCAACTCGTTCATCCAGAAGGAGCTCAACCAGTGGGCGCAGAACAACCTGAAGGGCGTCGACCTCTCGTTCGGCATCAACTCCTACGGCGAGGACGACCCCAACGGCCAGCGTACCGACTACTCCTACCGCCTCTCGAAGAACCTCTTCAGCAACCGCGTGCGGGCCGTGATCGGGGGCAAGATCAGCACCGACGCCGACCCGTCGCAGAACCTCAAGGAGAACCTCATCGACGACATCTCGCTGGAATACATGCTCACCAAACGGGACAACATGTACCTGCGGCTGTTCCGCCACACGGGCTACGAGAGCATCCTCGAGGGCGAGATCACCGAGACGGGCGTGGGCTTCGTCATCCGCAAGAAGCTGCTGCGGCTGGGCGATCTGTTCCGGCTGACGAAGCGCAGCATCGAAAAACAGCAACGAAATGAGTCCGAAGAACATCCGAAATAG